The following are encoded in a window of Caldicellulosiruptor danielii genomic DNA:
- a CDS encoding glycosyltransferase family 4 protein, with protein MNIGIDSRPLDKIKTGIGFYLYNLLKELPEKCSDINFFLFSDREICLDFNYPNVITVIDNNYKLLKGTLWYIWRINYLIEKHGIDIFWGTQHVLPIIRNKSVKKVLTVHDLVCYKYPQTMEKLNYFINKIFIPHSIKSADKIVAVSNSTKEDILSYFNIEPKKICVIYNTVIICDVDNIDEIEYLSKYGLEKNRYILYVGTIEPRKNTEILLKVCEEIYAKTGMPTVLAGKIGWKSNKVVQSIKEYSKKGCLKYLEYVNDVEKNLLMKNCFVFVFPSFYEGFGLPVVEALKNGALVLVSDTSSLKELINIDELRFNPLDCTQLSEKIINFYINNEAYTKFRKKCNELSSKFENKQVIEKYVKLFYNLRDGAK; from the coding sequence ATGAATATTGGTATAGATTCAAGACCCTTAGATAAAATTAAAACGGGAATTGGTTTTTACCTTTACAACTTGCTGAAGGAATTACCTGAAAAATGTAGTGATATCAACTTTTTTCTTTTTTCTGATAGAGAGATATGTTTAGACTTTAATTACCCAAATGTAATAACTGTTATTGACAATAATTATAAACTTCTCAAAGGCACTTTATGGTATATATGGAGAATAAATTATTTAATAGAGAAACATGGTATCGATATATTTTGGGGTACCCAACATGTTTTGCCGATTATAAGGAACAAAAGTGTAAAAAAAGTTTTGACAGTGCATGATTTAGTATGTTATAAATATCCACAGACTATGGAAAAATTAAACTATTTTATTAATAAGATATTTATACCTCATTCAATTAAAAGCGCTGATAAGATTGTTGCTGTTTCTAATTCGACAAAAGAGGATATACTAAGTTATTTTAATATTGAACCTAAAAAGATATGTGTTATTTATAATACGGTGATCATTTGTGATGTCGATAATATTGATGAAATTGAATACTTATCAAAATATGGTCTTGAGAAAAATAGATACATTTTATACGTAGGTACTATTGAGCCTCGAAAAAATACAGAAATTTTGCTTAAAGTATGCGAAGAGATTTATGCTAAAACAGGCATGCCAACTGTCTTAGCAGGCAAAATAGGTTGGAAAAGTAATAAGGTTGTTCAAAGCATCAAAGAATATTCTAAAAAAGGATGTCTTAAATATTTAGAGTATGTAAATGATGTGGAAAAAAACTTACTGATGAAAAACTGTTTTGTCTTTGTATTTCCTTCTTTTTATGAAGGCTTTGGGTTGCCTGTTGTTGAAGCACTAAAAAACGGGGCACTAGTACTTGTGTCTGATACATCATCTTTAAAGGAACTAATAAACATAGATGAACTTAGGTTTAATCCTTTAGATTGCACGCAGCTAAGTGAAAAGATAATAAATTTTTATATTAACAACGAGGCCTATACTAAATTTAGAAAAAAATGCAATGAGTTATCTTCAAAATTTGAGAATAAGCAAGTAATAGAGAAATATGTTAAATTATTTTACAATTTGAGGGATGGTGCAAAGTAG
- a CDS encoding glycosyltransferase family 4 protein, translating to MKVLFVTPPLAFQNLGGGEIQMLKTKKYLEKLFKLEIEIFDVVNTRLNDYDIIHFFGSEYILFPLVSAAKNLKKKVIISSIFFDNKHFFTYKIATFISKRLPFRTSVLDRLELLKLADFVLPNSFIEAEYLRKAFDILPEKIHVIPNGIDVEEINDYLNAITQEDEEVFKKEYNINTPYFLYVARFDKRKNQLNLIKAFNELTKLENNIKLILVGLPNLDSIEYYNQCKKEALKSGGRIIFLPALKHDDKKLWIAYKCATAHIMPSLFETPGLASLEAAFCGCRLIVTTGGATREYFKDYALYVNPNDIDDIKEKMLAILKDKKTNELLKKSEMLKQEILKDYNWEKIAENTYKIYEMIGGLQ from the coding sequence GTGAAAGTATTATTTGTTACTCCACCATTAGCTTTTCAAAATTTGGGTGGAGGAGAAATACAGATGTTGAAAACAAAAAAGTATCTTGAAAAGTTATTCAAATTAGAGATAGAAATATTTGACGTTGTAAATACAAGACTTAATGATTATGACATAATTCATTTTTTTGGATCAGAATACATTCTCTTTCCTCTTGTGAGTGCCGCTAAGAATTTAAAAAAGAAGGTAATAATATCGAGCATTTTCTTTGATAATAAACATTTTTTTACCTATAAAATAGCTACTTTTATTAGCAAAAGACTACCATTTAGAACTTCTGTATTGGATAGGTTAGAACTACTAAAGCTTGCTGATTTTGTATTGCCCAATTCCTTTATAGAAGCCGAATATTTGAGAAAAGCTTTCGATATTCTTCCAGAAAAAATTCATGTAATACCAAATGGAATAGATGTTGAAGAAATCAATGATTATTTAAATGCAATAACACAAGAAGATGAAGAGGTTTTCAAGAAAGAATATAATATTAATACGCCCTATTTTCTTTATGTTGCAAGATTTGATAAGAGAAAGAATCAATTAAACCTTATAAAGGCATTTAACGAATTGACAAAATTGGAAAACAACATAAAACTTATTTTAGTAGGTTTGCCAAACCTTGACAGTATAGAGTATTATAATCAATGTAAAAAAGAAGCTTTAAAGAGCGGTGGAAGAATAATTTTTCTACCTGCTTTAAAACATGATGATAAAAAATTATGGATTGCTTATAAATGTGCTACTGCTCACATAATGCCAAGTTTATTTGAAACACCAGGTTTGGCTTCGTTGGAAGCTGCTTTTTGTGGCTGCAGACTTATTGTTACAACTGGCGGTGCTACACGTGAATATTTTAAAGATTATGCTTTGTATGTAAATCCAAATGATATTGATGATATTAAAGAAAAAATGTTAGCGATCTTAAAAGATAAAAAAACTAATGAATTGCTCAAAAAATCGGAAATGTTAAAGCAAGAGATTTTGAAAGATTATAATTGGGAAAAGATTGCTGAAAATACATACAAAATTTATGAAATGATTGGAGGACTTCAATGA
- a CDS encoding glycosyltransferase: protein MKVAIVHEWLTTMGGSEKVILELKKLFPEAPIYTLVYNRKKLGKYFDEYLIITSNLQKNPLAQIKHQLFFKYMPRAFESFDLSDFDLVISSSSAFAKGVITSPNCIHICYCHTPPRYLWDLTHEYLKDYNIIIRKYIERNFHYLRIWDTVAANRVDYFVANSNYVANRIKKFYKRDCKVIYPPVDTEYFTPAKDKNIEDYYLIVSRLVPYKRIDLAVEAFNKISKRLVIVGDGPEYKKLKSIAKPNIEFLGYQPDEIVRNLYQRCKALIFPGIEDFGIVPVEVQACGRPVIALKRGGAAETVEEGKTGVFFEKQDVESLKEAVYKFEKDIDKFDQNYIRFHAEKFSAERFRREFSDFILKVTEYERREGRGEKE from the coding sequence ATGAAAGTTGCAATAGTTCATGAATGGCTAACTACAATGGGAGGTTCTGAAAAGGTTATATTGGAGCTAAAGAAATTGTTTCCTGAAGCTCCCATATATACTCTTGTGTATAACAGAAAAAAATTAGGAAAATATTTTGATGAATATTTAATCATAACGTCTAATTTACAAAAAAATCCATTAGCTCAAATTAAGCATCAACTATTTTTCAAATACATGCCAAGGGCTTTTGAAAGTTTCGATTTGAGTGATTTTGATTTAGTGATAAGCTCTTCATCTGCTTTTGCTAAAGGAGTTATAACATCACCTAACTGTATACATATATGTTATTGTCACACACCGCCAAGGTATCTTTGGGATTTGACACATGAGTATTTGAAAGACTATAACATCATAATCAGAAAATACATAGAGAGGAACTTTCATTATCTTAGAATATGGGATACCGTTGCAGCAAACAGAGTTGATTATTTTGTTGCAAATTCAAATTATGTGGCAAACAGAATAAAAAAGTTTTATAAAAGAGATTGCAAAGTTATTTATCCACCTGTGGATACAGAATATTTTACACCAGCAAAAGACAAAAATATAGAGGATTATTATCTAATTGTATCCAGGCTTGTCCCATATAAAAGAATTGATTTAGCAGTTGAAGCTTTTAATAAGATATCTAAAAGATTAGTAATTGTAGGAGATGGACCAGAATACAAAAAACTAAAATCAATTGCTAAGCCTAATATTGAATTTTTGGGTTATCAGCCAGATGAAATTGTAAGGAATTTATATCAAAGGTGTAAAGCTCTAATATTTCCAGGAATAGAAGATTTCGGGATAGTTCCAGTTGAAGTACAAGCATGTGGCAGACCGGTGATTGCTCTCAAGAGAGGAGGAGCTGCTGAAACGGTCGAGGAAGGTAAAACGGGTGTTTTTTTCGAAAAGCAGGATGTAGAAAGTTTGAAAGAAGCTGTTTATAAATTCGAAAAAGATATTGATAAGTTTGACCAGAATTACATTAGATTTCATGCTGAAAAGTTTAGTGCTGAAAGATTTAGAAGGGAGTTCAGCGATTTTATACTCAAGGTTACTGAGTATGAGAGAAGGGAAGGGAGGGGAGAAAAGGAATGA
- a CDS encoding glycosyltransferase family 2 protein: MIRNITCVILTKNSVRNIENIRNIYHLFEKIVIVDDYSEDDTVKEIEEIDTEKRVKICKRKLDNFSSQRNYASSLAETDWVFHLDSDERIDDILIRELHMIDGNVNNTYFIAFKVKRKNYFIDIHIGTEDKIRLFNKKKLYFRSEVHEDLNIKSEDKIGIIGGAILHKSYQSIQDYFRKLDLYMRLEEERLKQSKKGWFYILGRLVKRTFEHFKTLVKNVIANKSFVKPLLWFCLCEAYDLLYFSIFLYVKYFKTSK; the protein is encoded by the coding sequence ATGATAAGAAACATAACATGTGTTATATTGACAAAAAACAGTGTGAGAAATATTGAGAATATAAGGAATATCTATCATTTATTTGAGAAAATCGTTATAGTAGATGATTACAGTGAAGACGATACGGTCAAAGAGATAGAAGAGATAGATACAGAAAAACGAGTAAAGATATGTAAAAGAAAATTAGATAATTTTTCATCCCAGCGAAATTATGCCTCAAGTTTAGCTGAAACAGATTGGGTATTCCACTTAGATAGTGATGAAAGAATAGATGATATCTTAATTCGTGAACTACATATGATTGATGGAAATGTCAACAATACTTATTTTATAGCGTTTAAGGTTAAGAGAAAAAATTACTTTATTGATATACATATTGGAACTGAGGACAAAATCAGATTGTTTAATAAGAAAAAGTTGTACTTTAGAAGTGAAGTTCATGAAGATTTAAATATTAAAAGTGAGGATAAAATTGGTATAATAGGAGGTGCTATTTTACATAAATCATATCAGTCGATTCAAGATTATTTTAGAAAATTGGATCTATATATGAGGTTAGAAGAAGAAAGATTAAAGCAAAGTAAAAAAGGCTGGTTTTACATTTTAGGACGTCTTGTTAAGAGAACGTTTGAACATTTTAAGACATTGGTTAAAAATGTTATAGCTAATAAGAGTTTTGTAAAACCTTTATTATGGTTTTGTTTATGTGAGGCATATGATCTCTTATATTTTTCAATTTTTTTATATGTAAAGTATTTCAAAACATCGAAATAA
- a CDS encoding undecaprenyl-phosphate glucose phosphotransferase encodes MHNLGRLYVKSAKIIDIAVILLSFILSWFIKFNSGLFNRPASLDIQTYLLIVALHVPLYLFFLTVSEKKAKKSNFGLFSDFVGVLRSNVFSLLIIVMIFYTLKLIDFSRIFLFIFVILNFLMSILQRLILRRILFSPNSKIISKERVLFVGQNEISEKLSSIFERNNYQIIGFVVNESDPMNERIVGKIKDIENIVSNNHVDEIIIVLPLNQEEGINYIIDICEKYGIRTYLVPDYFKFIPSKAEIEKIDGIPLINIRYSPLDEWTNRFIKRSFDIAVSLIGLILCFPLFIIIAILIKLTSEGPVLFTQERVGYNRRIFKMHKFRTMYVQDPNEEKVRWTTKDDPRRTPIGKILRRLSLDELPQLWDVLVGNMSLVGPRPERPYFVEKFKEEIPKYMIKHRVRPGITGWAQIHGLRGDTSIEERIKYDIWYIENWSFWLDIKIILATIFGGKFMENAY; translated from the coding sequence ATGCATAACTTGGGACGACTTTATGTGAAGTCAGCAAAGATAATTGATATTGCTGTAATTTTATTATCATTTATTTTATCGTGGTTTATAAAGTTTAACAGTGGTTTATTTAATAGGCCAGCGTCATTAGACATACAGACTTATTTATTAATTGTAGCTTTACATGTACCTTTATATTTATTTTTCCTTACTGTGTCCGAGAAAAAAGCTAAGAAGAGCAATTTTGGATTATTTTCTGATTTTGTAGGAGTTTTACGTTCAAATGTATTTTCTCTGCTGATTATAGTGATGATTTTTTATACTCTAAAACTTATTGATTTTTCGAGAATTTTTCTTTTTATCTTTGTTATTTTAAACTTTCTTATGTCAATACTTCAAAGACTTATTTTAAGAAGAATCTTGTTCTCACCAAACTCAAAGATAATTTCAAAAGAAAGAGTACTTTTTGTTGGTCAAAATGAGATTTCAGAAAAATTAAGCAGTATCTTCGAGAGGAATAACTATCAAATCATTGGTTTTGTTGTAAATGAAAGCGACCCTATGAATGAGAGAATTGTAGGGAAAATTAAGGACATAGAAAACATTGTAAGTAACAACCATGTTGATGAAATAATCATAGTTCTTCCTCTTAATCAGGAAGAGGGAATAAATTACATCATCGACATTTGCGAAAAGTATGGTATAAGAACATATTTAGTACCAGATTACTTCAAATTTATACCATCAAAAGCAGAAATAGAAAAAATCGATGGAATACCTTTGATAAACATACGCTATTCACCACTTGATGAGTGGACAAACAGGTTTATAAAAAGGAGCTTTGATATTGCTGTCTCTCTAATTGGATTAATCTTGTGCTTTCCTTTGTTTATAATCATAGCAATTTTGATAAAATTGACATCAGAAGGACCAGTTTTGTTTACCCAAGAAAGAGTAGGTTATAACAGGCGCATTTTCAAGATGCACAAATTCCGTACAATGTATGTCCAAGACCCAAATGAAGAAAAAGTAAGATGGACAACCAAAGACGACCCAAGAAGAACTCCAATTGGTAAGATTTTAAGAAGACTTTCATTGGACGAGCTTCCACAGCTATGGGATGTCTTAGTTGGCAACATGAGTTTAGTGGGGCCAAGGCCAGAAAGACCTTATTTTGTGGAGAAGTTTAAAGAAGAAATTCCGAAATATATGATAAAGCACAGAGTCCGACCCGGAATTACCGGATGGGCTCAGATTCATGGGCTCAGAGGAGATACTTCAATTGAGGAGAGAATAAAATATGATATCTGGTACATAGAAAATTGGTCTTTTTGGCTTGATATAAAAATAATTCTGGCAACCATCTTTGGTGGCAAGTTTATGGAAAATGCATATTAA
- a CDS encoding NUDIX hydrolase, which produces MYAPVIHNDLKCGDNFLELLYAEANEHLRENDKKRDQILIVIATLSGAIFGFYEKLKGLPFGYKITMMLLVLMLSIFEPFILITYRKWHIVYHLGAKVLQQIMYIGVERVSVQLIKRLLEDNIKKPTLTRFITTTETMIYNLSLFMNISNMYILFYSFGKIHPGFMISMFMGYLILYNYIHFCNIKKLLSKILTEKGYQEIWLLDFIKDLSADIYENKYLKIIVDDKNVVKVINKNNGCVVVPITSANKIVLIEIFRDTVNRNVLELPRGFAEESESTEKAALRELEEEIGGQCSRIVKIGSFYPDTGLYKAEIDVFLALNTKYAIRKHSLAENIRDIKEFDITEIYSKLLNGEIFDSYTVTALVFALRHILNGSLKEKFQNT; this is translated from the coding sequence ATGTATGCCCCTGTTATACATAACGATTTAAAGTGTGGCGATAATTTCTTAGAATTACTTTATGCAGAGGCTAATGAACACTTGAGAGAAAACGACAAAAAAAGAGACCAAATTTTGATTGTAATTGCAACTTTGAGTGGAGCTATATTTGGCTTTTATGAAAAACTGAAAGGACTCCCATTTGGATATAAGATAACTATGATGTTATTAGTTTTAATGTTATCTATTTTTGAACCTTTTATTTTAATTACATATAGAAAATGGCATATAGTTTACCATTTAGGCGCCAAAGTTTTACAGCAGATTATGTATATTGGTGTGGAAAGGGTTTCTGTACAGCTTATAAAAAGGCTATTAGAAGATAATATAAAAAAGCCCACTCTAACGCGGTTTATAACTACTACTGAAACCATGATTTACAATCTATCCCTTTTTATGAATATTTCCAATATGTATATATTATTTTATTCATTTGGTAAAATCCATCCTGGTTTCATGATAAGCATGTTTATGGGATACTTAATTTTATACAACTATATTCATTTTTGTAATATAAAGAAACTTTTAAGCAAAATTTTGACTGAAAAAGGCTATCAGGAGATATGGCTTTTAGATTTTATAAAAGACCTCTCAGCAGATATTTATGAGAATAAATATTTAAAGATAATTGTTGATGACAAAAATGTAGTAAAGGTAATTAACAAAAATAATGGGTGTGTTGTTGTGCCAATTACTTCTGCAAATAAGATTGTATTGATTGAAATATTTCGTGATACAGTAAATAGAAATGTTTTAGAATTACCGCGTGGCTTTGCAGAGGAGTCGGAAAGTACAGAAAAAGCGGCCCTAAGAGAATTGGAAGAGGAAATTGGAGGTCAATGCAGCAGAATAGTTAAAATAGGTAGTTTTTATCCTGATACTGGATTATATAAAGCTGAAATAGATGTATTTTTAGCTTTGAATACTAAATATGCCATTAGAAAACATTCTCTTGCAGAAAATATAAGAGATATTAAAGAATTTGATATAACAGAAATTTACTCAAAACTGTTAAATGGAGAAATATTTGATAGTTACACTGTTACAGCATTAGTTTTTGCTCTTAGGCATATTTTAAATGGAAGTTTAAAGGAAAAATTCCAAAATACATGA
- a CDS encoding macro domain-containing protein, which produces MHVKEILQKITIKKGDITKEQVDAIVNAANSHLRHGGGVALAIVKAGGVEIQRESDEIIKKIGMVPTGHAVITNAYRLPCKFVIHTVGPVYGEGNEDEKLHKAIYNSLYLAHLYNLKSIAFPAVSSGIFGFPKDRCAKILIDTAIEFLENIQTSIEKVVFCLFDDETYGYFEEYYRKLI; this is translated from the coding sequence TTGCATGTAAAAGAGATTTTACAAAAGATTACCATCAAAAAGGGTGATATCACAAAAGAGCAGGTTGACGCAATTGTAAATGCGGCAAATAGCCACCTACGTCACGGTGGTGGAGTTGCTCTTGCGATTGTAAAAGCTGGCGGGGTTGAAATTCAAAGAGAGTCTGATGAGATTATAAAAAAGATTGGGATGGTTCCAACCGGACATGCTGTTATTACAAACGCATACAGGCTGCCTTGCAAGTTTGTAATTCATACTGTCGGTCCAGTTTATGGTGAAGGCAATGAGGATGAAAAGCTCCATAAAGCAATCTACAATAGCCTGTATCTTGCTCACCTTTACAATTTAAAAAGTATAGCATTTCCTGCTGTATCAAGCGGAATCTTTGGATTTCCAAAAGATAGGTGTGCAAAGATTTTAATTGACACAGCAATTGAATTTTTAGAAAACATTCAGACAAGCATTGAAAAGGTTGTGTTTTGTCTATTTGATGATGAGACTTATGGGTATTTTGAGGAGTATTACAGAAAATTAATTTAG